The window TATTATTATAACTGATAATGATAACAATATAATTCTTTTTCTTTTATTAGAACTCTTATACTCGTTATACAATATATCCCCCCTATCTTAGACTTATATATTTAAAACTTAATTTCAAATTTACCTGGCTTCATCTCTATATCTAATCCTTCGACTTCAATTACTTCTCCAGTAATTTTATTGATTATATTTTCATTATCTATAATCAAATTTTTCTTCAAATCTCCCCAGGCTAGATCTTCTTTAACTTTTATATAATCTTCATATCCTTCTAAAACTTTTATACTTTCCAACACCTTTTCTTTGTCAATCTTAAAATCTGACTTATCCTTTTTAATTATTATCTTTCCAGCAGGTAGGGAATATGTCTTTTGGGTTTTAGTCTCTTTCATTTTTACAGTCTCAATATATTCTCTTAGCTTACTTTCAAAAAAGCTTTTCTCATTCTCCATTTTCTTTTTTTCTTGATCTAGTGCTACCTTTATTTGATTTATCTTATTTACCGCAACTCTTTCAAATCTCTCATATTCTTCACTTGATTCTTTTATTTTATCTAATGCCCAATCAGCTTTGTTATCATTGTCTATTTTCCAAGTTTCTTTTTCCTCTTCTTCTACATTTAAAAATAAATCTGATAATCTGAAATTCTCATCCATTTTAATTTCCTCCTTTTACATATAACTTTATTCTACTATAATATTAATTTGTTTTATATAAAAAATTCGTCTACTCGCTAACGCGGTGACTCATGTCGCCAACGATCCTTCCAGGCTCCGTTGCTTAAAAATACAAAAACAACCTCCACTAATAAAAGTGAAGGTCTACAATCAATCTTTATTCTTTTATAGAACTATAATTCTTGTCCTGAAAGTTTTATAATTTCTTCTAATAATAAACTAGCATTTTTTGCTGCAATCGGTAAAAATTCAGGATAAGATAGTTCAGCTTCTCCATCTGCATTGTCCGATATAGCACGAATTATAACATAAGGAATCTCATTTAAGTAAGCAACATGTGCAATAGCTGCTCCTTCCATCTCAACTGCAAAAGGATTAAAATTAGTACGAATTCTTTCTTCTAAATCTCCTCCTGCTATAAATTGATCTCCACTTGCTATTCTTCCTTTAAGAACATTTGATTTTTCTAAATTTATTTCTTTAGAAGCTTTCTCACATAAATTTATCAATCTATCATCCGCTTTGAAGTATGTAACACCTAGTCTTGATATTTCTCCTAAAGGTTCTCCAAGTGCAGTAACATCAAAGTCATGTTGTACAGCATCTGTTGATATTACTATATCTCCTTGCTTTAACTCTTTATTCATTCCACCTGCAACACCTGAATTTATCAAATAATCTATATCAAATAAATCAATCATTAATTGTGTACACAAAGCCGCATTTACTTTACCTACTCCAGATCTAGCTATAACAATATTTTGATTATCTAACTTACCTTTGTAAAAAGTTATACCTGCTTTTTCAATTTCTTTTTCAATATCCATCTTACCTTTTAATATTTCTACTTCTTCTTCCATAGCACCTATAATTCCAATAGTTTTTACATCTGTATTAGCAGTTTCACTAGCATTAGAACATCCACTAAGTATCATTAAAAATGTTGTAATAATTAAAAGTAATGCATATAATTTTCTGTTCATTAAATAGTCCTCCCAAAATGTTTTTTACGAATATTATTGAATATATATCTAAAATCGTTCGCAATTAATTTATATCATACTTTCCTTTTACTATCAAGTATTTTTTAATATAAACTGTTATCAATCTAATAATCTAAACACCTCATATTGTGTATAAAAATGTAATATAAAGAAGGTATTTACATTTATTTTAACGAATTCTATTAAAGTTAAATGTTAATATAACAAGATAATTTTGGAGGTAAAATTATGAGTGACCAACCTAAAATTAGTAATTCTTTTTTAACTTTTATGAAAGAAGCTCCTCAGCATTCAAAAGCTTGGATGGATGTTGTTAAAGGTTTAGATTCAGCTAGTGCTCTTGATTCAAAAACTGAAGAACTTGCATATATAGCAGTTTTAGCAGCAACTAGATTAGAGAGTGGATTATCTTTTCATGTTAAGCATGCCAAAAAATTAGGTGCTACACGTGAAGAAATCATCAGTTCCGTTCTAATAGGCTTACCAGCTGTAGGAAATATAGTTATTCAAGCGTTACCAATTGCATTAGATGCATTCGATGATTAATAGCCATAAAAAAATTCCTAACGTAAATTATACTTATACACCATTTAAATAGGAATATAATTTCCTACTCATTGTAAAAACCATGTAATTATTTTACATGGTTTTTTTTGACAACTATTGTTTACAAGTGTAAACTGAACTTAAAGTTTACAAGTGTAAACTTTTAAATTTAATGGAGGTGTTTTAAATGAAAAATATTCCTCAAATTTCAGAATCAGAATTAGAAATCATGAAACTTTTGTGGAAAAATTGCCCTTTATCTTCTAGTGAAATTATTTCTTTATTATCAGATAAAAAAATAAGCTGGTCTGATCAAACTGTAAAAACGTTTATAAACAGACTTCTAAAAAAGCGAGCTTTAAGATTTGAAAAATCAGGTAGAAATTATCTCTACTATCCCTTAGTCTCTTATGATGAATATATAAAAACAGAAAACAATTCTTTTATTCAAAGAGTTTATGATGGAGCTATAGAAATGCTTTTTTCAAAGTTTCTAGAAGAAAAAAAACTATCTGATAAAGAGATTGAAAATCTTCAAAGAATTCTAGAAGAGAAAAAAACAGTTCACAAATAAAAAATTGGTCTACTTGCTAACGCGATGACTTATATAGCCAACGATCCCTACGTGCTCCGTTACTTAAAAATAGTTGCAAGTATAGCTCTTTCACTAAGTTATACACAAAACAAAAATGATATAGCTTCTTTAAGCATAAAAAATTCACAAAAGGAGAATTATATATGAATTTACTTAATAAAGTTTTTTTATGGATTTTATATTCTTCATTGACATCTACTGTTATAATTCTACTTGTTCTTTCCATAAAAAAACTTCTTAAAAATAAAATTAGTTCTAAATTTTGTCATTCTTTATGGGTTTTAGTATTGATAAAACTTTTGTTCCCTTTTTCTCTTGAAAGCAACTTGAGTTTGTTTAATCTTTTACCTGAAAATGATATACATGTTGCAGCATATAATAATTTATATTATATGGAAGAAAATATAAATAACAATGCATCAAATCCTGACTTAAGTAATATAAAAAATCAAAATATACATAAAAACAACTTATTAAACCAAGAATTACAAGAAGAAAAAAACACAAATATTTTCAAAAGATTTTCTGTAGAAAAAACCTTAAAATTTTCTTCTTACATTTGGTTGTTTGGATTTTTATCACTATCTTTATTTATTATTCTAGCTGCCATAAATTTCACTAAAAAATTAAGAACTTTCAATGAAATAAACGATCCAGAAATAATACAAATATTGAATATTTTAAAGGAAAAATTAAAAATTCGAAAAGATATTTCAATATATTATAGTCAAAATGTAAAAAGTCCTTTTATATTCGGATTTTTCAATCCCAAAATATGTATTTCTAAAGATATTTTAAATGTTATTGACCATAATGAACTCTATTATATACTTTTACATGAATTGATTCACTACAAAAGAAAAGATCTATTCTATAATTTATTGGAAATGACAGCTGTAATGCTTCATTGGTTTAATCCAATGGTGTGGTTTGCAGTAAAGAAAATGAGATTCGATAGAGAACTAGCTTGTGACTATAGCGTCCTTGAAATCCTAGAACAAAAAGAATCAACCCAATACGGCATGACAATCATAAAGCTATCTAGCATCATTTCCAACAATATTTCAAAAAAAATGCTACCTGCATACTTTTACGAAAATAAAAATCAACTTGAGAGGAGAATTATGATGATAAAATCATTCAAGAAAGGTTCTTATAAAATATCTATTCTAACTATTATAGTATTTATGCTATTTGGCGTTGTTACCCTCACTAATGCTCAAATAAACACAACAAAAAATCAAATACCTAATTCAAACAAAGAATTTTACTTAGATATACCTTATAATAAACATTTTATTACCTTAGATAGAGCACTTGATTTTGTTGACTTTGATTTTAAAGTTCCTGATACTGTACTAAAAAATTATACTTTTGATTCAATTACTTTAAATAAAGATGAAGATGAGGCAAATATAAAATTCTTTGTTAGAGATGTTGTTGATACTTCTGGTTTTACTCTAACCGTTTCTAAAAAAGAACTTATGCGTGATGCAAAGGAAAATCCTTATGAATCCTATAAAGACGCTAATAACAAAAAAATCAATAAGGAGTCTATTGTAGAACCAATGACTATCTCTAATATTAATGGAACAAGTATAACTATTAAAAATACTTATGACTGGACAGAAAAAGATATAAAAGAATTAGAGAAAAAAAACACAGAGGACATTAAACATTTTCCTACTAAAGAATATATCCATAAGTATTTTATATGGCAAGATGATGGTCTATGGTATAGTTTAAATTATTATTTCAAAAGTACTGATTATTATGACGACTCTACCATACTTGAAGTTTCTATGGATGATATTAAAATTATTTTATCGTCTCTAAAGTATACTAAAGATTTAAAAAATACTAACTATGAATCTGAATCATGGAAAGATCATTTATCTATATACGAAGCTAAGGACTTAAAACACGCTGAAAAAATAATTGGATTTACACCAAAATTCCCATTACAATTGCCACGAAATTTCATTCCAACCTCTTCACGCACACGTTGTCTTATATATTCAGAAACTGAACCATGGGTTGAAATGATAACAACATTCCAAAACAAAAGTAATTCTAAATCAGAAATAGAATTTAGTCAAACAAAAGGTAAGTATAGATATGAATTTTTAAGTAAAAATGGATATGATAGAGATACAGAAATTAAAGCAAATAGTATAATAATAGGTGATACTGAGGTTTTTGAGCTTAAAGAAAATTCAAATATTAATTCAAAAAAATCACCAACAAAACAATATTATTTGTGGAAAAAGGACGATATTTTTTATGAAACTAAATTTATTGGAAAAACAGACAATGTTCAAGGGATATTGAAAACATTAATTGATGAACCACCTTATTTCGATTAATATAAAATTCGTCTACTCGCTAACGCGGTGACTCATAATTTTCTACACAATAGAAGAGCTATATTATTCTAGCATTCATACTCTAGAACAATATAGCTTTTTTTATATTTATTTATTTATTATCTGTTTTAAAAACCTTTTAGTTCTTTCATGTTTTGGATTATTAAATATTTCATCAGGACTACCTTCTTCTATTATATTTCCATTGTCCATAAATATAACTCTATTCGCAACTTCTTTTGCAAATCCCATTTCATGAGTAACTATAATCATAGTCATGTCTTTTTGAGCTAAATTTCTAATAACATTTAATACTTCTCCTACAAGTTCTGGATCAAGTGCTGATGTTGGTTCATCAAATAATATGACTTTAGGATTTAGTGCCATGGCTCTAGCAATACCAACCCTTTGTTGCTGACCTCCTGATAGTGTAGATGGATAATTACCCATTTTATCAGAAAGTCCAACTTGATTTAATATGTCCGCTCCTAAAGCATCTGCATCTTCTTTACTCATCCCCTTATTTACTATTAAAGACTCAGTAATATTTTCAAGAGCTGTCTTATTTTTAAATAAATTATAATTTTGAAAAACCATTGCAGTTGATTTTCTTAAATTATTTATATCTTTTTTAGATGGATTAGCTGCATCTATAGTTATATCATCAATATTTATTACTCCACTATCTGGTTTTTCTAAATAGTTTATACATCTTAAAAATGTTGATTTACCTGATCCTGATGGTCCTATAATAACTACAACCTCTCCTTTTTTAACACTTAAATCTATACCTTTTAAAACATGTGTATCTCCAAACTTTTTATGAATTTGTTTTATATCTATCATTTTTTCACTCCTAATATGCCTTAGACATATTTCTTTCTAGTCTATCTATAATATAAGTAAATAAAATAGTAATTATCCAATATATTATTCCTACAGCTAAATAATTTTCAAAGAATCTATAACTAGCTGCTGAACCCATCTTAGCTGCTGCAAGCATTTCAGAAACTCCTAATACGAAGGCTAATGAAGTTTCCTTCATAAGACTTATAAAAGTATTCCCTAGAGATGGGATTGCAATTCTTGCAGCTTGCGGAAGAACTATTTTTGTCATTCCTTGAAAATATGTCATTCCAACTGATAAAGCTGCTTCCATCTGCCCTTTATCTACAGAATTAATAGCTGCTCTAATAATTTCTGACATATAAGCTGAACTATTAATACTCAAAGTTAAAAAGGCTGCTGTATATGCATTTATTCCTCCTAATGAAGGTATAATTTGCGGAAGTCCATAATAAAATATAAATAATTGTACAAGTAATGGTGTTCCTCTAAAAAAAGAAACATATATCTTAGATAAAGGATACAATATTTTTATTTCATATGTTCTAATTAAAGCTATACTTGTTCCTACTACTAACCCTATAACTATCGATATTAATGCTAAGCTCAATGTAATAGGTAAAAATTTAATAAATTCTGGGAATCTACCTATAAAGTACTCTACTGAAAAATTAATATTCATTTAATCCACCATCTTCTATTCTTTAGTAATGTCTATTTCAAACCATTTTTTAGATATTTTTTCTAAAGTTCCATCATTTCTCATATCTTCAACTGCTTTGCTTACTTTTTCTACCAATTCTTTATTTTGCTCATTATTGACAAATGGAAATGCATTTTCTATTTTACTTATAGGTTCTCCACCTAATTGAATATCTAGTCCTGATTTTTGAACATTAGTCATAGCTGCTAACTTATCATTTAAAACCGCATCTATTCTTCCAAGTGCTACATCTTGAAGTGAACCTAAAAAATCTTCATAAGTAACGACTTCAATCTCGTTATTTATATCAAACTCTTTTATAATTTGTTCATAGTTTGATCCAAGACTTACACCTACTTTTTTGCCTTTTAAATCTTCTAACGATTTAACATCTTCATTTCCTTTTTGAACTATTAATTGTGCTCCACTATATACATATGGTGTTGGGAATATATATTTTTCTTTTCTTTGCTCTGTTATAGTTATTTGATTCGCTATTGTATCGATTTTTTTAATATCAATCATTCCAAATAATCCACTAAATTCAGATGTTACATATTCTACTTCATATCCTATTCTACTACCTATTTCATTCCATACATCTATCTCAAAACCATCTAACTCTCCTTTATCATTTTTAAATGTATAAGGGTGATATCCACCAGATGTTCCAATTTTTATTATATTTTTATCTGTTTCACTTACAGTTTTTGAAGAGCATCCTACAACCCCTACTAATAGAATAAATATTGTTAATGCTAATATGATTCCTTTTTTGTTAAATTTCATTTTGAATCCTCCTTTAAAATTATACTTCTATCAAATTGATAATTCCATTCTAACATTATCATTTTGATAAAGCAAGGTGTTTTTTTGTTTTTCCATCAAAAAAAGCTATTAAACTACATAAAATGCAGTTTAATAGCTTTAATTTAAATGTATAAATTTTCTACCATTTGTAGTTTTTATCATTTTGATATATTTTTTATTTAAAATTCCATTCTTATCTTATGTAAGTTACTACATCTTCATTTCTTTTTGGTGCACTTTGCTTTTTATCTAAAGCTTTATACCCTAAAGCTACTGTATAATGTGGTTCATAACCTTCAGGAATATTAAGCTTTTTAATTTTGTCTTCTTGTACAAAACAAAATTTGCTAAAACCTACCCAGCAAGATCCAACTCCTATACTTTCTGCAGCTAATAGCATATTCTGAGTAGCAGCTGATGCATTTACAAATTTACTATAGCAATCTTTTTTCTCAGACACCACTATTACAGTTGGTGCATTGTAATGTATATCGAACTTTTCATTGTTACCCAGTTTGGCTATCCATTTATCACTATGGTTTTTCATCATCATTTTAGATTCTTTATTTATTTCAGATATTATATCTTTGTTTTGGATTATAGTGAAGTGCCATGGCTGTTCATTATGTGCACTCGGAGCATACATTCCCGCCTCTATAATAACTTCTAATTCCTCATCTTTTATCTGCTCTTCCTTAAACTTTCTAATACTTCTTCTTTCTTTTATATTTTTAATAATATCATTCATAAATACCCCTCCAATATCTTCAAATAATTTTCTTTATTAGAGATTATATCATATATTCTAATTATGTAATTGTTACTTAAAATAGTTATAAGTGTAGTTCTTCCATCAATGTTATCCACAAGTTAAAAGTCATATAGTTCGCTTATATGTAAAAAAGCAGGATGAATACGATTAAATATCGTATCCATCCTGCTTAACTGACTTTTTTATATTATATCTAGCTATTAGTAACTGCTTCATCAGTTGCAGTTTCATCTGTAACCTCTTCATCTGTTGTAGTTTCATCTGTAACCTCTTCATCTGTTACAGTTTCATCCGTAACTGCTTCATCAGTTGCAGTTTTATCTGTAACCGCTTCATCTGTTGCAGTTTCATCTGTAACCTCTTCATCTGTTGTAGTTTCATCTGTATCTGTTTCATTGTCTACGTCTTGATCTTCTTCAATTTCAATTGTTTCAGTTTCTTCATCCCAATCTACTTTTAAACCTAAATTTTCAGCAATAAATCTTAATGGTACAATAGTTCTATTATTCATTGTTTCAGCAGGAACATCAAGTTTAGTTTCAACTCCATCTATGTACGCTACATCACTACCTAATTGAAGGACTATTTCTTTTCCATCCTTTGTTATAGTAACTTTTTTATCTTCTTGATTCCAACTTACATCTGCTCCGAATCCTTCTGATATAGCTCTTACAGGAATTAATGTTCTACCTTCTTTAATAACAGGTGGAGTATCAAATTTCATATTCATTTTTTTAGATATTATATTATCAACACGTAATGTTTTAATTCCAGGATATTTATTGTTGATTTCTTCTACTCTTTCTTGTATATTCTGAAGTTCCTCTTCTGAATAAGCTTTCCTTGCTTCTTTTTTAAGTTTTTGTATTTTTCTTTTTATTTCATTTCTTTTTTTATTATCAATTTGTTTAGTTTCTGGTTTTTCAGTATCTTCTGTGTCTATATTATCTATTGTAGATTCGTTGTTTTCTATTTGTTTATCTTCTAAAATATTATTTTCCTTTACTTTTGAATCCTTACTTTGCTTTTGATCTGAGCTCTTTAAATTATTTGAGCGACTGCTTTGAGTTTTTCTCTTGCTGTTTGATGAACCTGAACCCTTATTTCCTTTTGCAAAAGAAGCCATGGGTGCTACAAGTATTAATGTTAGTACTAAAACTGCGGATAATATTTTTTTGACTCTTTTCATATTAATAATCCCTCCTTGGATATTAAATTTATTTAATTTAATATTATTACATTTTTCGCAATTTTTAAATAGTCTAGCATTACTATATATTAATATTCAATCATTGATTTAAATTGTATTTTTGGTATTTTTGTCATAATATGCAAATATATGTTATAATCATTATTGCTTTTTAAAAATAAGGAGGTAGTAATAAATGGCACAGCAAGGAATAATCGGAGGACTAATTTGTATATTAATTGGTTTATTTACACTTATTTGTACTATTAAAAAACCTAATTTTTTCTGGGAAAATAGAAAAGCCCTACGTATGAGAAGATTAATCGGAGATAAGATAACTTCTATATTCTATATAATTATAGGTGCTTTCGCCCTTGGTGGTGGTACAATTGCACTTTTAGGTGGAATTGTTGGAGCATTCGCAGGGTAATTAACCCTGTTTTTTTTATAATTTTTTAGTATATAAAAATAGAATTCCTTAATATATTAAGAAATTCTACTTCTATTAGTTATATTGTTTTTTATGCTTCTTCGTCGTAAGAACCTGCTCTTTTATGTGAAAGCTTAGATCTTTTTGTAAGTCTTTTATTATTTGGATCAATTTTTTTACTATCTACAATTCCAATATCACTTCCATGTTCAGAATACATTTTTCTAAGCTCTGAATTTGATTTTCCACGTGTTTTCTTAAGATTTTTATTATTATTCATTTGAGTTTCCTCCTTCTTTTTGTTTCTTTATTAATTTAACCAATCAACAAAAAGATATATTAGAAATTATTGAAAACTGTTTATATTTCTGGAAATCCTTATAAATTTTTTCATTCTAATTGAAATAAAGAATATAAGTACCTATATCTTCATATTCTTCTGACTTAATCTTAATCTCCCATCGATTTGAAAACTTATTTAATCTTAACTCTGCAACACTACTTCTTGGTATAAATTCTATAGATTTTCCCTGTACTTCATTTCTATTTAGGTAATATTTGTGTGTATTTGGATCAAAATTATATAACGATATTCCACCGATTCTTATATCCGCTAATGATAACATTGTTTTTTTTCTAATTCCTTCATATTTTGTGTTAGCTAATGGATAAAGTGTTCTATCCCAAGAATGAGATTTAGATATAAATTCATCCGTAACATTAAAATATTCATAACTTACCTCATGCATTTTATCAGATATATTTACATATGAAGGATCATTCCAAGTTGTATCTAGATGATACCATTTTCCTTCTATATAAACTATATTCCAAGCATGATCTCCTCCAGTTATCAATTTATTTTGTATATCCACTTTATCTAACATTAACTTTGCTAAATGTGCATATCCTGAACAAACAGTCTTTCCTTCAAACAATGCTGTATATGCATTTGTTTTTTCCTTTGTTTTATCATACTCTATATTAGTTACAATCCAATCGTTTATAGCTTTTTCTTTTTCAAAATCACCCATAGAAGGATCTATTATTTCAGATATAATTGAATTTACTCGATCTTTTACCTCAGAATATTCTTCTTGACTTAAATTATATTTGAATGATATTTTCACCTTTGATTTATAAGCATAACTAGTTGTCTCAGTTTCATAATTACTTACCAATACTGTATATTCTCCATTTTCATCAATCACCTTTTTTATCGTGTCACTAATTCTTTGAAGTATATCAGAATTGTCCCCTTTATAAGTGAATTTCACCTCATTATCTAAATTATCTATAGCAAGTTTTATATTCTCTTCAACTTGGTCTAAGTCGGTACAAATTGGATTTGTATCAACAATTTCCATTGCTTCTAAATTTTCTTTGATTATATTGTCAACATCACTACACCCCATTAATAAAATCGACATTATACATATGATTACTTGTAATATTATCTTCATAATTCAATCTCCCCTGTACTTTAAATTATAATTTTTCAAATGAACTATTTTCTCTATAGAACTAGTTTATCAGAAAGCTAATCTTTCTAAAATGCCACCTTAATTAATTTTTGTTTTATTTTAAGAAAAAAATGATTGTCGTTTAATTAAGGTAGTATATATTTTTTTAAAATACAAAAAATATATACGATTTTAAAATTAAAAATCAGTAGTAATTAGTAAGTTAATAGAGTTATACATGTTTTGATAATTTTTACTAAATGGAGGCGTTATAATGAGAAATGGTGTTGTAAAATGGTTTAATCCAGAAAAAGGATACGGATTTATAACTTTAGATGAAGGAGAAGATGTATTTGTTCATATATCTGCCGTAAAAGAAAATGGACCTAGAAAAGATTTAGAAGAAGGACAAGATGTTTCACTGGATATAGTAAATGGAGATAAAGGACCTCAAGCTTCAAACGTTACTAAAATATAATGTTCTCTATTTATCATTGAATATTATCTATTATGTTTTTTCCAATTATCAATAACCTAGATTTCGTCTAATAGAAATCTGGGTTATTTTAATAGTTTTTATCTTCCGTTTGATAAATCTATAGTCCTGTTCCAATGTTATTTAATTATTTTACTTGCCTAAAACTGGCTCTACAAGTTAATACTCATCAATAAATAAGTTCTGGTATAGCAACCTCATAAGCTTTGTTCTTATCTACGATTATATAAATTTCATCAACACTCCATGAATCATTTGTTTTCTTTAGTATTTTCTTATTTTTTTCAGTAATAGAAGAATATTCATGTACCCACCCTCATTATTGTTGTGTGAGATATTGATAAACCTCTTTCACTCATCATTTCTACTAAATTTTTATAACTTAATGAATATTTTAGATACCATCACACGCAAGTATTGTTTATGATTCAAAGTGCTTCCACTTAAATAACTTCCTTACATAATCTGTTCTCCAATGTTACAATTTACGAAACAATTGTATAACTGTTTTAATTTTTGCACAAAAACTATGATTACAATAAACTTTCTAAAAATTCCTTAAAAGAACAGCTTATTGGTTTAATAGCATTTTCTTGAACTTCTTTTAAATCAATTCTCTTAAGCTTTTCTTGTGTATAATCAGATTCTATTGCCCCTAACTCATGTTCCCAAAATATTATACATGGATTATCTTGTGATTTTCTATAGTCAAAACAAATATAATTCCCTGCTGGGTCACATCCAAAAGGAAATATATTATGTGGTAATCTCTCTTTAATTCCATTATATACTTCCAATATATTATCTAGGCTATTTTTACAATAGGATAATAAACATCCAAATACTCTTTTTCTACCTTTAACTAAAAACTCTTCTGGCTCTGGGCTACCACCATGATTACAAATAGCACACTCCACATAAGCTTTCGGTAATTTAACTTCCCATACACTTTCTAATTCCATAATTTCCTTCATACTAATTTTTTCATCTGCATAACTCCATTTCACACAATTATTCATTATCTAATTCCTCCTCTCCAAATAACATTACCACCTAAATGATTCGCTTGATGAAGTTTAGCATTAACCAATTCTATTTTTCCTGTTCATTCTCTTTAGGTTGCTTTCATCTAT is drawn from Tepidibacter hydrothermalis and contains these coding sequences:
- a CDS encoding stalk domain-containing protein, whose translation is MKRVKKILSAVLVLTLILVAPMASFAKGNKGSGSSNSKRKTQSSRSNNLKSSDQKQSKDSKVKENNILEDKQIENNESTIDNIDTEDTEKPETKQIDNKKRNEIKRKIQKLKKEARKAYSEEELQNIQERVEEINNKYPGIKTLRVDNIISKKMNMKFDTPPVIKEGRTLIPVRAISEGFGADVSWNQEDKKVTITKDGKEIVLQLGSDVAYIDGVETKLDVPAETMNNRTIVPLRFIAENLGLKVDWDEETETIEIEEDQDVDNETDTDETTTDEEVTDETATDEAVTDKTATDEAVTDETVTDEEVTDETTTDEEVTDETATDEAVTNS
- a CDS encoding transglutaminase domain-containing protein, which produces MKIILQVIICIMSILLMGCSDVDNIIKENLEAMEIVDTNPICTDLDQVEENIKLAIDNLDNEVKFTYKGDNSDILQRISDTIKKVIDENGEYTVLVSNYETETTSYAYKSKVKISFKYNLSQEEYSEVKDRVNSIISEIIDPSMGDFEKEKAINDWIVTNIEYDKTKEKTNAYTALFEGKTVCSGYAHLAKLMLDKVDIQNKLITGGDHAWNIVYIEGKWYHLDTTWNDPSYVNISDKMHEVSYEYFNVTDEFISKSHSWDRTLYPLANTKYEGIRKKTMLSLADIRIGGISLYNFDPNTHKYYLNRNEVQGKSIEFIPRSSVAELRLNKFSNRWEIKIKSEEYEDIGTYILYFN
- a CDS encoding cold-shock protein → MRNGVVKWFNPEKGYGFITLDEGEDVFVHISAVKENGPRKDLEEGQDVSLDIVNGDKGPQASNVTKI
- a CDS encoding SMI1/KNR4 family protein, with translation MNNCVKWSYADEKISMKEIMELESVWEVKLPKAYVECAICNHGGSPEPEEFLVKGRKRVFGCLLSYCKNSLDNILEVYNGIKERLPHNIFPFGCDPAGNYICFDYRKSQDNPCIIFWEHELGAIESDYTQEKLKRIDLKEVQENAIKPISCSFKEFLESLL